A single Elaeis guineensis isolate ETL-2024a chromosome 15, EG11, whole genome shotgun sequence DNA region contains:
- the LOC105058444 gene encoding LOW QUALITY PROTEIN: peroxidase 17 (The sequence of the model RefSeq protein was modified relative to this genomic sequence to represent the inferred CDS: inserted 2 bases in 2 codons) — translation MYPLFIFLLLSLFLAPEIAIAATKLSYGYYSETCPXAESIVRSVMLRAMIREPRSAASIMRLQFHDCFVNGCDGSVLLDDTPTMLGEKLALSNIDSLRDYEVIDEVKEALEQRCPGVVSCADIIIMAARDAVVLSGGPSWEVRLGREDSLTASQENSNNIMPSPRANAAFLINLFHQFNLSVTDLVALSGSHSIGQARCFSIVFRLYNQSGTGRPDPEIDLEYRKKLDELCPKGGDENMTGGLDATPVVFDNQYFKDLVQKKGFLNSDQTLYSGDARTGKVVKKFSRDQAAFFSAFIEGMVKMGDLQSDKRGEXRRNCRVVNDGLSHAEI, via the exons ATGTATCCCCTCTTCATCtttctcctcctctccctcttccttgcGCCAGAGATCGCCATTGCTGCCACCAAACTAAGCTATGGATACTACTCCGAGACGTGTC AGGCCGAGTCCATCGTGCGGTCGGTGATGCTCCGAGCTATGATCCGAGAGCCCAGGAGTGCCGCCTCCATCATGAGGCTTCAGTTCCACGACTGCTTCGTTAAT GGATGTGATGGGTCTGTGTTATTGGATGACACGCCAACCATGCTCGGCGAGAAGCTGGCTTTGTCCAACATCGACTCTCTGCGTGATTACGAGGTGATCGACGAGGTCAAGGAGGCGTTGGAGCAGCGATGCCCGGGGGTCGTCTCGTGCGCCGATATCATCATCATGGCCGCAAGAGATGCCGTTGTACTG AGTGGAGGACCCAGCTGGGAAGTGAGACTGGGAAGAGAGGATAGCTTAACAGCTAGCCAAGAGAACTCCAACAACATCATGCCAAGTCCCAGAGCCAATGCAGCCTTCCTCATCAACCTCTTCCACCAATTCAATCTAAGCGTCACCGACTTGGTCGCCCTATCGGGTTCTCACTCCATCGGCCAGGCTCGATGCTTCTCGATCGTCTTCCGCCTCTACAATCAATCTGGCACAGGCCGGCCTGATCCAGAAATCGACCTCGAGTATCGAAAGAAGCTGGATGAACTATGTCCAAAGGGTGGTGATGAGAACATGACCGGCGGGCTCGACGCCACTCCGGTTGTGTTCGATAACCAGTACTTCAAGGACTTGGTTCAGAAGAAGGGGTTCCTCAACTCTGATCAGACTTTGTACTCAGGGGATGCTAGGACTGGAAAGGTGGTTAAAAAGTTTAGCCGTGATCAAGCAGCATTCTTCTCGGCCTTCATTGAAGGAATGGTTAAGATGGGTGACTTGCAATCTGATAAGAGAGGAG ATCGGAGGAATTGTCGAGTGGTGAATGATGGGCTATCCCATGCagagatatag